One genomic window of Peromyscus maniculatus bairdii isolate BWxNUB_F1_BW_parent chromosome 2, HU_Pman_BW_mat_3.1, whole genome shotgun sequence includes the following:
- the LOC143271648 gene encoding olfactory receptor 13C7-like has protein sequence MEVANQSMVAEFVLLGLSDHPTLEKTFFLLILLMYLVILLGNGVLILVTILDSHLHTPMYFFLGNLSFLDICYTTSSIPLVLDGFLTPRKTISFSGCAVQMFLSFAMGATECVLLGMMAFDRYVAICNPLRYPVVMSKAAYVPMAISSWVAGGANSLVQISLAVQLPFCGDNVINHFTCEILAVLKLACADISINVISMGVANVIFLGVPVLFIFVSYTFILTTILRIPSAEGRRKAFSTCSAHLTVVIIFYGTILFMYGKPKSKDPLGADKQDVSDKLMSLFYGVLTPMLNPIIYSLRNKDVKVAVRNMVGWKCLIH, from the coding sequence ATGGAAGTGGCCAACCAGTCCATGGTAGCTGAATTTGTCTTGCTGGGCTTGTCAGATCACCCAACGCTGGAGAAAACCTTCTTCCTGCTCATCCTGCTGATGTACCTGGTGATCCTGCTGGGCAACGGGGTCCTCATCCTGGTCACCATCCTCGACTCCCACCTGCACAcgcccatgtacttcttcctgggGAACCTCTCCTTCCTGGACATCTGCTACACCACCTCCTCAATTCCCCTGGTCCTGGATGGTTTCCTCACTCCCAGGAAGACCATCTCTTTCTCAGGCTGTGCGGTGCAGATGTTTCTCTCCTTTGCCATGGGAGCCACAGAGTGTGTGCTCCTGGGCATGATGGCGTTTGATCgttatgtggccatctgcaaccCCCTTAGGTACCCAGTGGTCATGAGCAAGGCTGCCTATGTGCCCATGGCCATCAGCTCCTGGGTGGCTGGTGGTGCCAACTCCTTGGTGCAGATATCTCTGGCAGTACAGTTGCCTTTCTGTGGGGACAATGTCATTAATCACTTCACCTGTGagatcttggctgtcctgaaactggcctGTGCTGACATCTCCATCAATGTGATTAGCATGGGGGTGGCCAATGTGATCTTCCTGGGGGTCCCAGTTCTGTTCATCTTTGTCTCTTATACCTTTATACTCACCACCATCCTGAGGATCCCCTCtgctgaggggaggaggaaggcctTCTCCACCTGCTCTGCCCACCTCACTGTGGTGATCATCTTCTATGGGACCATCCTCTTCATGTATGGGAAGCCCAAGTCCAAGGACCCACTGGGGGCAGACAAACAGGATGTTTCAGACAAACTCATGTCCTTATTTTATGGAGTGTTGACTCCCATGCTGAACCCCATCATCTACAGCCTCAGAAACAAGGATGTGAAGGTTGCTGTAAGGAACATGGTGGGTTGGAAATGCCTCATTCATTGA